Genomic segment of Truepera radiovictrix DSM 17093:
TCTCCTTCTTGAGCCGGAGGATGGCTTCCGCCAGGTCGCCTGTCGCCAAGGCGGTGTTGGGCCAGGGGGAGGTCTCGAGGGTGTGGGTGAAGACCACCTTGGGCAGGTCGGTAAAGAGCCGTCCGGATTCTCTCTCCGGGTGCTCCGGGTCGGCGGCGACGGCAGCCCAATGCGGGATGAAGCCCTCGGCGAGCCGGCGGCCCAGCACGATGCAGTCCACCGACGCGGTGAGGCCCTCCACGTAGCTTTTGAGGTCGTCGTCCCAGTCGTGGGTCACCCAGTCCATCTCGCCGTTCGGCCCGGCGATAAAGCCATCTACGGAGGTCACGACTTGCAGTTTGAGCTTTCGCACGGCGGTCTCCTATCTGAGGACGCGAAACCGAAGGTGGGTCGCGCCGGGGGACTCGAGCGCGCGGGTCGGCTCGAGCCTGGCCGCGCTCACGCCACCAAACAGGCGGAGGCCCCGCCCGAGCAGCGCGGGGACGATGGAGGGTGCGGCCCGGTTGCCGTTTCAGCTCCTCGACTGCCGTCACCATGTCCCCTTGAAGGGCGGTGGCGTTCCACTCGAGCGCTTCCAGCGTGGTCGTGGCGACGTACTTGGGCAGGCGGTTCATCCGGTCGGCGAAGTCGCTCGTCCCCGCCACCGTCGGCCAGTACGCGGCGAAACCTTCAAAGGTCACGCGGCCCAGCAAGAGGGCGTCGCTCCCGAACAGCTCATCGCGCTTGAACTGACCGATGGCCGCGCTCGGGTAGCCCGGCGGCGGGGCGGGGTCTTCAAACACGCCGTCGAGCGACAAAAATTCGGTCACGACCAGCTTCACGCGCGCTCGAGCACCCCGATATCGAGCTTCTTCATGGGCAGCATGGCCGCCATGACCCGCTCCGAGCGCTCACGGTCGGCGAGCCATTCCGGCAGGGCCGCCGGGACGACCTGCCACGACACCCCGAACGCGTCCTTGAGCCAGCCGCACCCCTCCGCTTCGGGGTGCGCCGAGAGCCGCTCCCAGAGCGCGTCGATTTCAGCCTGCGTCTCGCAGTGGACGATAAAGGACACCGCCTCGGTGAAGGTGAAGCCGTGGTCAAGGCCGCTGTCCATCGCCGTGAAGGTGTGGCCTGCCAGCCTGAACTGCGCGTGCTTGACGGTGCCCGGCGCTTCTTCGCCGGGGCCGTAGTGGAGGACGCCCTCGAGCCTTGAGTCCCCGAACACCTCCTCGAAGACCTCCACGTAGCGCCGCAGCGCCGCCTCGGCCTTGCCGTGCTGCTCGCCGACGAAGAGGAGCGATGGGACGATGGTCTGCTCCGCTTCCCCGAGACTGAGTTGCCACGTGAGGCCGTAGCGGTCGTGGAGCCAGCCGTAGCGGTCGCTCCAGTCGTAGCGCTGCAGCGGCATGAGGACGCCGCCGCCCTCCGAGAGTCCCTTCCAGAGCGCGTCCACCTCCCGTTCGCTGCCTAGGGTGACGAAAAACGACGTCGCCGGGGTGAATTTGAACTGCGGGCCGCCGTTCAGCGCCAAGAAGTCCTGTCCGGCAAGCTGGAAGGGAACGGTCAGGACGCTGCCCTCGGGCATGCCGGAAGCCGCCGCCGAAGCTTCGTCGAAGCGCGCGACCGTCCCGACCGACGCGCCCGGAAAGAGCGACGCGTAAAAGCGCGCGGCTTCCTCGGCCTGGCCGTTAAACCACAGGTTGGGGGTGATTTTTTGCATGATACGCCTCCTCGCTGAACGTTGCTTACTGCGCGGCCGCTTGCCCCGCGTCGCCGGTGTAGCCGACCATCCACTGCACGCCGAACTTGTCGGTGCAGACGCCGTAGCGCTCGGCCCATTCGACCCTCTGCAAGGGCATCTCGGTGTGGCCGCCCTCGGCGAGCGCGCTAAAAAGCCCTTGCGCCTCCTCCGCGCTGTCGGCCTCGAGGTAGATGTAGGCGTTGTTGCCCATCCGCAACGTCTGGCCGAGGGACGAAAGCGCGTCCGTCCCCATCAGCACGGTGCCCTGGCCGAGCGGCAGCGCGATGTGGGCGATCTTGTCCAGGTCGCCCTCCGGCACGTTCATGGCGTTGTCCGGGAAGTCCCGGAAGCGCATCACGCCGAAAACCTCGCCGCCGAAGACGGACTGGTAGAAGGCAAAGGCCTCCTCGGTGTTGCCGCTGAAGTTGAGATAGGGGTGAACGGCTTTCATACTTGCCTCCTCATGGCTGGATGGTCTTCACGGCCTAAGCGCTTCACGGTCTCGTCAGGACTCCGGGTCGAACAGGATTTCGCGGACTTCTTGCGGGCACCGACATCCCTTGGCGATCCGGGCCGCCCACGCGAGCGCCTCCTCGCGCGAAGCTACCTCGATAATCGAAAAGCCACCGATGACCGCCTTCGTCTCCGGTACGGGGCCTGCGGTGAGGTTGCCGTCCGTCGCCACGATGCTCGCCTGCTGGCGCTGAAGCCCGCCGCCGAAGATCCAGACCCCGGCGGCCTTGGCGTCCCGGACGACCGCGTGCGCTGAGGCGTCCACCGCGGGCAGGTCTTCCTCGGGGATGTGATCCATCGAACCGTCGTCGAACGAGATCAGGTAGCGGGGCATTGCTCCTCCTTGCGGTCGGCCGCGACGGGCCGCCTCCGAGTCCAGTTTGGTGACGCCCATGTGGTGCCTCCTTCAACGCTTAGCCTAAAGGGCGCGTTCCGGGATGGCTTCTCGAATCTTGCGCGTTTAGGCAGCTTGTGGCAGCGCGGCGCGGCGCTGGGCCGGGGAGAGGCCAAAACGCGCCTTAAAGAGCGTGCTAAAGGATCCCAGGCTCTCGAAGCCGACGTCGAAGCAGATGTCGGTCACGCTCCGGTCGGTGCTCAAAAGGAGTTCTTCGGCGCGCTCCAAGCGCCGCCGGGTGGTGAGCTGGTGCGGCGTCTCGCCGAAGACCGCCTTGAAGAGCCGCAACAGGTGGTGCGGGGAAAGCTCAGCGGCGGCGGCGATGTCGGGAAGCGTGACGCGCTCCGTGAAAGAGGCCTCGAGAAACTCCCGAGCGCGCCAGAGGCGCCGGTAGAGTTCGGTGCGGGTGGTGGGGCGTGCGGCGGGGAGGCTCTGCGCCTCAGCCACCACCCCCTCGTGCAGCGCCAAAAGCCGCGCCAAAACCGGGTGGAAGCGTTCCTCTAGCTCGCTCTGCAAGAGGTTGCGCTTGCGCACCTCCCAAGATAGCCGCCTCAGCAGCCCCTTGAGCGCCGGGTCGTCCGGGTAGGTGCGCTCGAAGAACTCGGGGTCGCGCCCTTCGGGTGCGGGGTGCTCGAGCAGCCGCTCGTGCGGCAGCGTGAGGGCGGCCTGCACCTCGGCGGCGAGACCGGCGCGAAACATCAGGGTGAAGACCTCGGTGCCCGCGTCGGTCTCGTGGGCGTGCGCGCCAGCATTGAGGAGCAAGTAGCGCCCCGGCGTGACGGCGAAGCGCGCGCGGCCGACTTCGCTCACTTCGCGTCCGGCGCGCACGGTTTTAAGGGTGAGGGGGCTTTGGTGCGCGGGGTAGAAGGTCGCTTCGGCGCGCGCCTGCACCACCACGTTGGGCCAACCGAAAAGCTTGCAGGGCGCGTCCATAGTGACGCCGCGCCGCTGGGGCTGGCTGTAGTCGCGCAGAATCATCGTTCCTCCTTTGCGGAAACCTCCGCGGGGCCCCACCCCTACAGCGGCTCGAGTGAACACGATCCATCGGCTGCTAAGGTAGAATACCTCAATATTTAAGGTATCTCAAGCCGTCAGGGTAGGGGTTGGTGTGCCGACCGGTGCTCCTCGGTGCGACGAGGGGGGGCCAGCGACCTCTTGAGAAGGGCGTGCTAAGCTGCTCGAGAGACAAGGCACCCAGTTAGCCCCTTACAGGTGAGGCGCGTCGCGCAAGCGCCCGGTGGTGCCCCCAAAAACCCTAACGCCGGAGAGGAAGACTTATGACACCCTGCAACGAGCTGCGTGCGCCTTCTGCTCGAGGCGCGAAGCCCTGCCTAGCGTCTTGGTTCCTAGCGAGCACCCCGCGCGGCGGATGGTCGTGAGCTTTTTCTTCTCGCGCCAGCGCGCTCTTCTCCCCGAGCTGC
This window contains:
- a CDS encoding VOC family protein, translated to MKAVHPYLNFSGNTEEAFAFYQSVFGGEVFGVMRFRDFPDNAMNVPEGDLDKIAHIALPLGQGTVLMGTDALSSLGQTLRMGNNAYIYLEADSAEEAQGLFSALAEGGHTEMPLQRVEWAERYGVCTDKFGVQWMVGYTGDAGQAAAQ
- a CDS encoding dihydrofolate reductase family protein; translation: MRKLKLQVVTSVDGFIAGPNGEMDWVTHDWDDDLKSYVEGLTASVDCIVLGRRLAEGFIPHWAAVAADPEHPERESGRLFTDLPKVVFTHTLETSPWPNTALATGDLAEAILRLKKETGGDLIAYGGGTFVSSLTQRGLIDEFHLLVNPVALGSGMAIFPERARLRLEAARAFPCGVALLRYGRA
- a CDS encoding VOC family protein, which translates into the protein MQKITPNLWFNGQAEEAARFYASLFPGASVGTVARFDEASAAASGMPEGSVLTVPFQLAGQDFLALNGGPQFKFTPATSFFVTLGSEREVDALWKGLSEGGGVLMPLQRYDWSDRYGWLHDRYGLTWQLSLGEAEQTIVPSLLFVGEQHGKAEAALRRYVEVFEEVFGDSRLEGVLHYGPGEEAPGTVKHAQFRLAGHTFTAMDSGLDHGFTFTEAVSFIVHCETQAEIDALWERLSAHPEAEGCGWLKDAFGVSWQVVPAALPEWLADRERSERVMAAMLPMKKLDIGVLERA
- a CDS encoding helix-turn-helix domain-containing protein, whose product is MILRDYSQPQRRGVTMDAPCKLFGWPNVVVQARAEATFYPAHQSPLTLKTVRAGREVSEVGRARFAVTPGRYLLLNAGAHAHETDAGTEVFTLMFRAGLAAEVQAALTLPHERLLEHPAPEGRDPEFFERTYPDDPALKGLLRRLSWEVRKRNLLQSELEERFHPVLARLLALHEGVVAEAQSLPAARPTTRTELYRRLWRAREFLEASFTERVTLPDIAAAAELSPHHLLRLFKAVFGETPHQLTTRRRLERAEELLLSTDRSVTDICFDVGFESLGSFSTLFKARFGLSPAQRRAALPQAA
- a CDS encoding YciI family protein, with translation MPRYLISFDDGSMDHIPEEDLPAVDASAHAVVRDAKAAGVWIFGGGLQRQQASIVATDGNLTAGPVPETKAVIGGFSIIEVASREEALAWAARIAKGCRCPQEVREILFDPES